GATTTTGGAACGTGTGAAAGTGGAAGTTGCTGAACTCAGCAGCATCGAACGTCAACCTAAACTTGAAGGCCGTAGCATGATTATGATTTTGGCTCCTAAAGCCTGAGTCAGATAAACTTGGAGGAGGAAATACACAATGCCTAAAATGAAAACTCACAGCAGCCTGAAGGGTCGTTTCAAAGTTACTGGTACTGGTAAAGTGAAACGTTACAAAGCATACAGAAACCATTTGCTTTCCCACAAATCGAAACGCACTAAGCGTGTTCTTGCAGGC
This sequence is a window from Paenibacillus urinalis. Protein-coding genes within it:
- the rpmI gene encoding 50S ribosomal protein L35; protein product: MPKMKTHSSLKGRFKVTGTGKVKRYKAYRNHLLSHKSKRTKRVLAGSPVMAPGDVKRLKQGLANLK